The Cucurbita pepo subsp. pepo cultivar mu-cu-16 chromosome LG08, ASM280686v2, whole genome shotgun sequence genome contains a region encoding:
- the LOC111800900 gene encoding delta(14)-sterol reductase-like, translating into MIDFLRNMDLEFLLQLAIPSWEAVAILSIFFFYLAIAGSVLPGRIIPGVILSDRTRLHYRCNGLLSLLVLLALLGIGVKMNYISPTAISDRGVELLSATFWFSVLATFLLCVAGYSSSSQSSSLKPCITGNFIHDWWFGIQLNPHFLGIDLKFFFVRAGMMGWLLINLSVLARSVLDATLSQSMILYQTFCALYVLDYFVHEEYMTSTWDIIAERLGFMLVFGDLVWIPFTFSIQGWWLLTNKAELTTAATIANCSVFLIGYLVFRGSNKQKHMFKKNNKALIWGRPPKVVGGKLLASGYWGIARHCNYLGDLLLALSFSLPCGISSPIPYFYPTYLLLLLIWRERRDEARCAEKYKDIWAEYTKLVPWRILPYVY; encoded by the exons ATGATCGATTTCTTGAGGAATATGGATCtggagtttcttcttcaacttgcAATCCCTTCTTGGGAAGCT GTTGCTAtactttccattttcttcttttacttgGCGATTGCTGGCTCTGTTCTACCTGGAAGGATTATCCCAGGAGTGATCTTGTCGGACCGGACTAGGCTTCATTATCGCTGCAATG GTCTACTCTCTCTTCTGGTGCTTCTTGCACTTCTTGGGATTGGTGTTAAGATGAATTACATTTCGCCCACT GCAATTTCAGATAGAGGGGTGGAGCTGTTATCCGCAACCTTCTGGTTTAGTGTCCTG GCAACATTTTTACTTTGTGTTGCTGGCTACAGTTCAAGTAGTCAAAGTTCTTCTCTAAAGCCCTGTATCACAGGGAACTTTATTCACGATTG GTGGTTTGGTATACAGTTGAATCCTCACTTTTTGGGCATTGATCTCAA ATTTTTCTTTGTGAGAGCTGGAATGATGGGGTGGCTACTTATTAACCTATCAGTTCTTGCCAGAAGTGTTTTGGACGCCACCCTAAGCCAATCAATGATTCTCTACCAGACATTTTGTGCG TTATATGTCCTGGACTACTTCGTTCACGAGGAGTACATGACCTCCAC ATGGGACATAATTGCTGAAAGATTAGGCTTCATGCTGGTGTTTGGAGATCTTGTTTGGATTCCTTTTACATTTAGCATTCAG GGTTGGTGGCTTTTAACAAACAAGGCTGAGCTAACAACAGCTGCTACCATAGCTAACTGCTCGGTCTTTTTAATCGG ATATCTTGTGTTTAGAGGATCTAACAAGCAAAAACACATGtttaaaaagaacaacaaagcGCTTATATGGGGTAGGCCTCCCAAAGTTGTAGGAGGAAAGTTGCTTGCTTCTGGTTATTG GGGAATTGCTAGGCATTGTAATTACCTTGGAGACTTGTTGCTTGCACTTTCTTTCAGCTTACCATGTGGGATAAG CTCCCCAATTCCATACTTTTATCCCACATATCTCCTCCTTCTGCTAATATGGAGAGAAAGACGGGATGAAGCTCGATGCGCTGAGAAATATAAAGACATTTGGGCGGAGTATACCAAACTCGTCCCTTGGAGAATACTGCCTTATGTTTATTAG
- the LOC111800728 gene encoding histone deacetylase HDT1: MEFWGAEVKAGEPLLVSPGEENILHLSQACLGESKSKGSEQVFLYVKVGNQKLVLGTLSSEKFPQVSFDLVFDKDFELSHNWKNGSVHFTGYLSLLPEEEESYTDSEEDLPQAVIDNGKPEPQPQPQPKKDEKPGTSGTKKKVQIVEPNKGGSIDTKKNADSSDEDDDEDEDSSDDENANGGEEDDSDDENEFSGDDSDDDDENEDLDDSMEEDEQTPKKAEASKKRPLEAANKAPAPDKKTKLVTPQKTDGKKGVPHVATPHPSKQAGKMPAASDQNKQQTPKSASGAFPCKSCKRAFGSETALQSHTKAKHSAEK, translated from the exons ATGGAGTTTTGGG GTGCTGAGGTTAAAGCTGGAGAACCTCTCTTGGTGAGTCCTGGAGAGGAGAATATATTGCATTTGTCGCAG GCATGCCTTGGAGAGTCCAAGAGCAAAGGAAGTGAACAGGTTTTTCTGTATGTCAAGGTCGGCAATCAAAAGCTTGTTCTGGGGACATTATCCTCAGAGAAATTCCCACAAGTTTCTTTTGATCTGGTGTTTGACAAAGACTTTGAGCTATCTCATAATTGGAAAAATGGAAGCGTTCACTTTACGGGATATTTATCCCTCCTTCCAGAAGA GGAGGAATCTT aTACTGATTCTGAAGAGGATCTTCCACAAGCTGTCATTGACAATG GAAAACCAGAGCCACAGCCACAACCACAGcctaagaaagatgaaaagcCTGGTACTTCTGGAACGAAGAAAAAAGTGCAGATTGTAGAACCAAACAAAGGTGGCTCTATTGACACTAAGAAGAATGCAGACAGTtctgatgaagatgatgatgaggatgAAGACAGCTCGGATGACGAG AATGCAAATGGaggtgaagaagatgacagtgatgatgaaaatgaattttctGGGGACGACAGTGATGATGACGATGAAAATGAAGACTTGGATGACAGTATGGAAGAGGATGAGCAGACACCAAAAAAG GCCGAAGCAAGCAAGAAGAGGCCTTTAGAGGCTGCTAATAAAGCGCCTGCTCCTGATAAGAAGACAAAACTCGTCACTCCCCAGAAAACTG ATGGCAAGAAAGGCGTTCCTCATGTAGCTACTCCTCATCCTTCAAAACAGGCTGGGAAAATGCCTGCTGCTAGTGACCAAAATAAACAGCAGACTCCCAAATCAGCTAGTGGTGCATTCCCCTGCAAATCTTGCAAGAG GGCATTTGGCTCAGAAACTGCGTTACAATCCCACACAAAGGCTAAGCACAGTGCTGAGAAGTGA
- the LOC111801070 gene encoding peroxiredoxin-2E-2, chloroplastic-like, producing MAASFSISRLSLSLSSASSISLFPSRATALSSRLSFSSLPLNSSRRISPKPLRFSSSPTSKSTISAALSVGDKLPESTLSYFDAAGELQTVTVSDLTKGKKAVFFAVPGAFTPTCSQKHLPGFVEKSAELKAKGVDTIACISVNDAFVMKAWKENLNVNDEVLLLSDGNGDFTRAIGCELDLSDKPVGLGVRSRRYALLAEDGVVKVLNLEEGGAFTFSSAEDILKVL from the coding sequence ATGGCGGCCTCTTTCTCCATTTCCaggctctctctctccctttccTCCGcctcttccatttctctcttcCCCTCCAGAGCCACCGCTCTCTCTTCCCGTCTCTCCTTCTCTTCCCTTCCCCTCAATTCCTCCCGCCGTATCTCCCCAAAACCCCTCCGATTCTCCTCTTCTCCGACCTCCAAATCCACCATCTCCGCCGCCCTTTCCGTCGGCGATAAGCTTCCGGAGTCCACTCTTTCTTACTTCGACGCGGCCGGCGAGCTCCAGACCGTCACTGTCTCTGACCTCACCAAGGGCAAGAAGGCTGTCTTCTTTGCTGTCCCCGGTGCTTTCACCCCGACTTGCTCTCAGAAGCACCTTCCCGGTTTCGTTGAGAAATCAGCCGAGCTTAAGGCCAAAGGTGTCGACACGATCGCCTGTATTTCGGTTAATGACGCCTTTGTGATGAAGGCCTGGAAGGAAAATCTCAATGTTAACGATGAGGTTCTGTTGTTATCCGATGGGAATGGAGATTTCACTAGGGCGATTGGTTGCGAGCTTGATTTGAGCGATAAGCCGGTGGGATTGGGCGTGAGGTCGAGGCGTTACGCGCTTTTGGCTGAGGATGGAGTCGTGAAGGTCTTGAATTTGGAGGAAGGAGGTGCGTTTACCTTCAGTAGTGCTGAGGATATCCTCAAAGTTCTTTGA
- the LOC111801069 gene encoding glucomannan 4-beta-mannosyltransferase 9-like produces the protein MEQLSTSAFLPGAFWAPGDGIPAHLLLLWNAIRAPLIAPLLQVVMAICSTLSVMQFIERIYMGVVIVAVKLLRWTPEKRYKWEAIKDDSELGNSVYPMVLVQIPMFNEKEVYQWSIRATSGLSWPSDRLIIQVLDDSTVPTIQEMVKLECKKWENKGINIKYEVRDNRTGYKAGALKEGLKRSYVKECEYVVIFDADFQPEPDFLQRSIPYLVHNPELALIQARWIFVNSDECMMTRLQEMSLDYHFTVEQEVGSSTYAFFGFNGTAGVWRIAAIDEAGGWKDRTTVEDMDLAVRASLKGWKFLYLGDLQVKNELPSTFKAFRFQQHRWSCGPANLFRKVVMEIARNKKVTLWKKVYVIYSFFFVRKIIAHINTFLFFCVVLPATVWVPEVEIPKWGAVYIPTATTIINAIGTPKSFHLTVFWILFENVMSLHRAKATLIGLLEGSRANEWVVTEKLGDILKGKSSSKANKKPRVRIGDRIHFTELGIGAYLFFCGCYSFLFGKTNFFIFLFAQSLSFFIVGFGYVGTIVPSS, from the exons ATGGAGCAGCTCTCGACGTCGGCATTTCTTCCTGGAGCATTTTGGGCGCCCGGAGATGGCATTCCAGCCCACCTTCTTCTCCTTTGGAACGCCATTAGAGCTCCGTTGATTGCCCCTCTGCTTCAGGTTGTGATGGCAATCTGTTCCACGTTGTCGGTGATGCAGTTCATCGAGAGAATTTATATGGGAGTTGTGATCGTTGCTGTGAAACTGCTCCGTTGGACACCGGAGAAACGGTATAAATGGGAAGCCATTAAAGATGATTCCGAGCTTGGGAACTCCGTTTATCCTATGGTTCTTGTTCAGATCCCCATGTTTAATGAAAAAGAg GTTTATCAATGGTCGATCAGAGCTACTAGCGGGCTATCATGGCCATCTGATCGGCTCATAATACAAGTATTGGACGATTCAACAGTCCCAACAATCCAG GAAATGGTGAAGCTTGAGTGCAAGAAATGGGAAAACAAAGGGATAAACATAAAGTACGAAGTAAGAGACAACCGGACTGGATACAAAGCTGGTGCCTTGAAAGAAGGCCTGAAACGCAGCTATGTAAAAGAATGTGAATACGTCGTCATCTTTGATGCTGATTTTCAACCTGAACCTGATTTTCTTCAGCGATCTATTCCTTATCTTGTTCATAATCCCGAACTTGCTCTGATTCAAGCTCGATGGATTTTCG TAAACTCCGACGAATGTATGATGACAAGACTGCAAGAGATGTCGTTGGACTACCATTTCACAGTCGAGCAAGAAGTTGGCTCCTCCACCTATGCCTTCTTCGGCTTTAATG GCACAGCAGGAGTTTGGAGAATTGCTGCGATCGATGAGGCTGGAGGATGGAAAGATCGAACCACGGTGGAGGACATGGATTTGGCCGTTAGAGCTAGTCTCAAGGGCTGGAAGTTCTTGTACCTCGGTGACCTTCAA GTTAAAAATGAATTGCCAAGCACTTTCAAGGCCTTTCGATTCCAGCAACACAGATGGTCTTGCGGCCCTGCAAACCTATTCAGGAAAGTGGTCATGGAGATAGCAAGAAACAAG AAAGTGACATTGTGGAAGAAGGTGTATGTGATTTACAGCTTCTTCTTCGTCAGGAAGATCATAGCTCACATCAacacctttcttttcttctgcGTTGTTTTGCCAGCAACTGTTTGGGTACCTGAAGTCGAAATTCCAAAATGGGGAGCAGTGTATATTCCTACAGCAACTACCATTATTAATGCGATCGGGACTCCAAA GTCATTCCACTTGACGGTTTTCTGGATCTTGTTTGAGAATGTTATGTCTCTACACCGAGCCAAGGCGACCCTCATTGGCTTATTAGAAGGTAGTCGAGCAAATGAATGGGTTGTCACTGAGAAGTTAGGAGATATTCTGAAGGGAAAATCATCCTCAAAAGCAAACAAGAAACCGAGGGTTAGAATTGGAGATAG AATTCATTTCACGGAGCTAGGGATTGGAGCCTACCTCTTCTTTTGTGGATGCTATAGTTTTCTCTTTGGGAAAACcaacttcttcattttcctttttgctCAATCACTTTCGTTTTTCATTGTGGGGTTTGGGTATGTTGGCACCATTGTTCCCAGCTCTTAG
- the LOC111800175 gene encoding uncharacterized protein LOC111800175 yields MAKERRSSSFRWVFRNLVQPEPDTAAIGFLSFEITALMSKLVLLWNRLQDSEFTTVKQNLSSSTGIKKLISDDEQFLMELFMKEIVEDLQYIAKSIVRFGPKCSDPVLHEFEKFVTDPLNNEFNWFGWQYKWKKMDRRVKKMQRFIVLAAELTREMEIVAEIERHLRRKTAIFAFAGGKRHSFKYRKKISWHRRHVQSLKLTTPWNRSYDYIVRLFMRSMITIIERIKIVFGVKELRRLDYGGEKSADRLVPVGSCRRSELEEQGKKQSNNHCPPLMKISSGIKKAPQFSHFPSFRDCKDGGIGSPPSLTAVRKTLSLTVKNRAPSSPRRTNGGHYSISSFFIKENLSNPPPNSLGAAALAIHYSKIVILIERLASAPHLITVEDRHELFNMLPASIRKAVRSAAKFRHPPLYNPDLAAEWKSAMGRIFQWLAPMARDMETWHSEQSIEKQPDDAGSAADGGGPRSHVLLLQTFHYADREKTEGAIVELLVALSNICNSGQIFI; encoded by the coding sequence ATGGCGAAAGAGCGGCGAAGTTCAAGTTTCCGGTGGGTTTTCCGGAATCTTGTGCAGCCGGAGCCAGACACGGCGGCCATCGGTTTCTTATCCTTCGAAATCACAGCTCTAATGTCAAAGCTTGTTCTGCTATGGAATCGATTACAAGACAGCGAATTCACAACAGTAAAACAAAACCTCTCAAGTTCAACAGGAATCAAGAAGCTAATTTCAGACGACGAACAGTTTCTAATGGAACTTTTCATGAAAGAAATCGTTGAAGATCTTCAATACATCGCCAAATCAATCGTGAGATTTGGGCCCAAATGTTCGGATCCTGTTCTTCACGAATTTGAAAAATTCGTCACTGACCCATTGAACAACGAATTCAATTGGTTTGGTTGGCAatacaaatggaagaaaatggacAGACGAGTTAAGAAAATGCAGAGATTCATTGTACTCGCGGCGGAGCTGACGAGAGAAATGGAGATTGTGGCGGAGATTGAACGGCATTTGCGGCGGAAGACGGCGATTTTCGCCTTCGCTGGCGGCAAAAGACATTCATTCAAGTATCGGAAGAAAATTTCGTGGCACCGCCGCCATGTTCAGAGCTTGAAATTGACGACGCCTTGGAACAGATCATATGATTACATTGTTAGACTTTTCATGAGATCCATGATTACAATTATAGAACGAATTAAAATTGTGTTCGGAGTTAAGGAACTCCGGCGGCTGGATTACGGCGGAGAGAAATCGGCCGACCGCCTAGTCCCGGTGGGGAGTTGCAGGAGGTCGGAATTAGAAGAACAGgggaaaaaacagagcaataaTCATTGTCCGCCATTGATGAAGATTTCTTCAGGGATTAAAAAAGCTCCTCAATTTTCCCATTTCCCATCGTTTCGAGACTGTAAAGACGGCGGAATTGGATCACCGCCGTCACTTACAGCGGTGCGCAAAACGTTGTCGTTGACGGTGAAAAACAGAGCACCATCTTCTCCGAGACGAACCAATGGCGGCCATTATTCAATCTCATCATTCTTCATCAAAGAGAATTTATCAAACCCACCTCCGAATTCCCTCGGCGCCGCCGCCTTAGCAATTCATTACAGCAAAATAGTGATTTTAATCGAGAGATTAGCGTCGGCGCCTCACCTGATCACCGTCGAGGATCGGCACGAACTCTTCAACATGTTACCAGCGAGTATCAGAAAGGCTGTGAGATCGGCAGCAAAATTTCGGCATCCGCCGTTGTACAACCCGGATCTCGCGGCGGAGTGGAAATCGGCGATGGGAAGAATATTCCAGTGGTTAGCTCCAATGGCTCGTGACATGGAGACATGGCATTCGGAGCAGAGCATTGAGAAGCAGCCCGACGACGCAGGCTCCGCCGCAGATGGCGGCGGTCCAAGGTCCCATGTTCTGTTGCTTCAGACTTTTCATTATGCAGACAGGGAGAAGACAGAGGGCGCCATTGTTGAGCTGCTTGTGGCTTTGAGCAATATTTGCAATTCAggtcaaatttttatttag
- the LOC111801192 gene encoding leucine-rich repeat receptor-like protein kinase PXC1, translated as MVMMMVKEKMEVKIFSSAIAFLLCITLLISPSLCLDDTSALIRFRLQADSHGGLLGNWTGSDACGSSWRGVQCSVNGRVIALSLPSMNLRGPIESLAPLDQLRALDLHDNRLNGTISPIVNCTNLKLLYLSGNDFSGEIPPGFSSLRRLLRLDLSDNNIRGGIPEDLSKLSRLLTLRLQNNVLSGTVPDLSVSLVNLTEVNLSNNELYGRLPDGLVKKFGEESFAGNEGVCGSSPLPICSVTSSPPASDSGRTVPSNPISIPKNPNISPNIKESRKGLSPGAIVAIVIANCVALLVIISFVVAYYCARDRSSSSMAGSDSGKRRKSGSSYGSEKRVYANGGGDSDSTNATDRSKLVFFDWKKQFELEDLLRASAEMLGKGSLGTVYRAVLDDGCTVAVKRLKDANPCPRKDFEQYMDVIGKLKHQNIVRLRAFYYAKEEKLLVYDYLPNGSLHSLLHGNRGPGRIPLDWTTRISLLLGAARGLARIHGEYNASKIPHGNVKSSNVLLDKNGVACISDFGLSLLLNPVHAIARLGGYKAPEQDETKRLSQKADVYSFGVLMLEVLTGRAPSLYPSPLHSRNDEQEQAVDLPNWVRSVVKEEWTAEVFDPELLRYKNIEEELVSMLHVGLACVLPQPEKRPTMVEVAKMIEDIRVEQSPLGEDYDESRNSLSPSLGTTEDGMV; from the exons atggtgatgatgatggtgaagGAGAAGATGGAGGTGAAGATTTTCAGTTCCGCCATAgcttttcttctctgcatTACCCTTTTGATTTCACCTTCTCTCTGTTTAGATGATACTTCTGCTCTGATTCGCTTTCGTCTTCAAGCTGATTCCCATGGCGGCCTGCTCGGAAACTGGACTGGTTCTGATGCTTGTGGTTCTTCATGGCGGGGAGTTCAGTGCTCTGTTAATGGCCGTGTTATCGctctttctcttccttctaTGAACTTGCGTGGCCCCATTGAGTCTTTAGCGCCGCTCGATCAGCTCCGGGCACTCGACCTCCATGACAACCGTTTGAACGGAACCATTTCGCCGATTGTGAACTGTACGAATCTCAAGCTGTTGTATCTCTCTGGTAATGACTTCTCCGGCGAGATTCCGCCGGGATTCTCGTCTCTTAGACGACTTCTCCGACTGGATTTGTCTGATAACAACATTCGCGGCGGAATTCCTGAGGATCTCTCGAAATTGTCTCGACTTCTTACTCTCCGTTTGCAGAATAATGTCCTCTCCGGTACGGTTCCCGATCTCTCTGTTTCGCTTGTGAATCTTACTGAAGTTAATTTATCCAACAATGAACTGTACGGACGGTTACCTGACGGGTTGGTGAAGAAATTCGGCGAGGAGAGTTTCGCTGGTAACGAAGGGGTCTGTGGATCGAGTCCTTTACCGATCTGTTCGGTTACTAGTTCACCGCCGGCGTCGGATTCCGGCAGAACGGTACCATCAAATCCAATCTCAATACCGAAAAACCCTAATATCAGTCCGAACATTAAGGAATCGCGAAAAGGACTCAGCCCTGGCGCGATTGTTGCGATTGTGATCGCAAATTGCGTTGCGTTGCTCGTGATTATCTCCTTCGTCGTCGCGTATTACTGCGCTCGTGACCGGAGCTCGAGTTCCATGGCGGGAAGCGACAGtgggaagagaagaaagagcgGAAGTAGCTACGGAAGCGAGAAAAGAGTCTACGCCAATGGCGGTGGCGACAGTGACAGTACTAACGCTACAGATAGAAGCAAACTGGTGTTCTTCGATTGGAAGAAGCAATTCGAGCTTGAAGATTTGCTGAGAGCCTCGGCGGAGATGCTCGGAAAAGGAAGCTTGGGGACGGTATACAGGGCGGTACTCGACGACGGTTGTACAGTGGCGGTGAAGAGATTGAAGGATGCAAATCCATGTCCGAGGAAGGATTTTGAACAGTACATGGATGTGATTGGGAAACTGAAACATCAAAATATCGTTAGATTGAGAGCTTTTTACTATGCTAAAGAAGAAAAGCTTCTGGTTTACGATTATCTTCCTAATGGAAGCTTGCATTCTCTTCTCCATG GTAATCGAGGTCCAGGAAGGATTCCATTGGATTGGACGACGAGAATCAGTTTGCTTTTGGGTGCTGCTCGTGGTCTAGCAAGAATCCATGGAGAATACAATGCTTCAAAGATCCCCCATGGAAATGTCAAGTCTTCTAACGTTCTTCTTGACAAAAATGGAGTTGCTTGCATTTCTGATTTTGGGTTGTCTCTCCTCCTCAATCCTGTCCACGCCATTGCTAGGTTGGGAGGCTACAAGGCCCCAGAACAGGACGAGACAAAACGACTCTCTCAAAAGGCAGATGTCTATAGCTTTGGTGTCTTGATGCTAGAAGTCTTGACCGGGCGTGCACCATCGCTTTACCCATCGCCTTTGCACTCACGAAACGACGAGCAAGAACAAGCAGTTGATCTCCCGAATTGGGTTCGATCCGTGGTGAAAGAAGAGTGGACGGCCGAGGTGTTTGATCCCGAGCTATTACGGTACAAGAACATTGAGGAGGAGCTTGTGTCAATGCTTCATGTTGGGTTGGCTTGCGTTCTTCCTCAGCCTGAGAAGAGACCGACGATGGTAGAAGTGGCTAAGATGATCGAAGATATCAGGGTCGAGCAATCCCCGCTCGGAGAAGATTACGACGAATCACGTAATTCGCTTTCGCCTTCCCTTGGAACCACAGAAGATGGTATGGTGTAG
- the LOC111799983 gene encoding uncharacterized protein LOC111799983, with amino-acid sequence MASCDDDFSLLSDDHHHHNHHQSTTNHHHVPNPQHIHQSYVPHRFTPRSSSVHPPPPPPPSSQAAQPILAPSGSPKKIGGRIDKEEEDDDGEDYGDATFCSSSFDNGDQNRIGVGVGVDVDVRVEKRKDQSDELGEEGGSYSYKRAKPSSSGGEYRKDREEWSDAAISCLLDVYTEKFTQLNRGNLRGRDWEEVAATVSERCEKQSKSVEQCKNKVDNLKKRYKLERQRMSDGGISISHWPWFKQMEQIVGNSLTMKVVSDEDRSVGSPATTPRISKRYVIPAPNTTGHMNNLKPKSVSSPRWRRVVFKISGTALTGTGPNNIDPKVTMAIAREVVIACRLGVEVAIVVGGRNFFCGDSWVTATGLDRCTAYQIGMMATVMNSILLQSAIEKMGVQTRVQSAFMLHEVAEPYSRQRAIRHLEKGRVVIFGGIGTGTGNPLFSTDTAAALRASEIHAEAVLKGTNVDGVYDCSSQDNNFTFKHISFRELASSGATSMDMTALTFCEENNIPVVVFNLLEPGNISKALCGDQVGTLIDQNGRIS; translated from the exons ATGGCTTCCTGTGACGATGACTTCTCTCTCCTCAGCGACGatcaccaccaccacaacCACCACCAATCCACCACCAACCACCATCATGTTCCAAATCCTCAGCATATCCATCAATCCTACGTTCCTCACCGCTTCACGCCTCGATCGTCTTCTGTCCACCCACCGCCGCCTCCGCCACCTTCCTCTCAAGCGGCTCAGCCGATTCTCGCGCCGTCCGGCAGTCCGAAGAAGATCGGCGGGCGGATAGAtaaggaggaggaggacgaCGATGGGGAGGATTATGGCGATGCTACTTTCTGCTCCAGTTCATTTGATAACGGAGATCAGAATCGGATTGGTGTTGGTGTTGGTGTTGATGTTGATGTGCGAGTTGAGAAGAGGAAGGATCAGTCGGATGAGCTTGGGGAGGAAGGAGGTTCTTATAGTTACAAAAGAGCGAAGCCTTCGTCCAGTGGGGGAGAATACAGGAAGGATCGAGAGGAGTGGAGCGATGCGGCTATCTCGTGCCTTCTGGATGTGTATACGGAGAAATTTACGCAGCTGAATAGGGGGAATTTGAGAGGGAGGGATTGGGAGGAAGTGGCTGCAACTGTGAGTGAACGGTGCGAGAAGCAGAGCAAGAGCGTAGAGCAGTGTAAGAACAAAGTAGACAACTTAAAGAAGAGGTACAAGTTGGAGAGGCAAAGGATGAGTGACGGTGGCATTTCGATCAGCCACTGGCCTTGGTTTAAGCAGATGGAGCAAATTGTTGGAAATTCTTTGACGATGAAGGTTGTGTCCGACGAAGATCGAAGTGTCGGCTCACCGGCGACTACTCCGAGGATATCAAAGAG GTACGTTATTCCCGCACCCAATACTACTGGGCACATGAATAATCTAAAACCCAAATCAGTTTCCAGTCCAAGGTGGCGAAGAGTTGTCTTTAAAATAAGTGGTACAGCTCTTACAGGGACTGGTCCTAACAACATCGACCCGAAG GTTACAATGGCAATTGCTAGAGAAGTTGTAATAGCTTGTCGTCTGGGTGTGGAG GTGGCAATCGTTGTTGGAGGTCGTAACTTCTTTTGTGGCGATTCTTGGGTGACTGCAACAGGTTTAGATAGATGTACAGCATACCAAATTGG TATGATGGCTACTGTGATGAATTCAATACTTCTCCAGTCAGCAATAGAGAAGATGGGAGTCCAGACTCGTGTCCAATCTGCATTTATGCTTCATGAGGTTGCTGAACCATACAGTAGGCAACGTGCTATAAGGCATCTTGAGAAAGGCAGAGTAGTTATATTTGGTGGCATTGGCACTGGCACTGGCAATCCCCTATTTTCCACTGATACAGCTGCAGCTCTTCGAGCTTCTGAGA TTCATGCCGAGGCAGTTCTTAAAGGTACCAATGTTGATGGGGTATATGACTGCAGTTCGCAAGACAACAATTTTACATTCAAGCACATCTCTTTCAGAGAGTTGGCCTCAAGTGGTGCCACAAGCATGGACATGACTGCATTAACTTTCTGCGAAGAGAACAACATTCCCG tCGTCGTCTTTAATCTTCTTGAGCCTGGAAATATCTCAAAAGCATTGTGTGGAGACCAAGTGGGTACACTGATTGATCAAAACGGAAGAATTAGCTAG